In Candidatus Defluviibacterium haderslevense, the following are encoded in one genomic region:
- a CDS encoding fibrobacter succinogenes major paralogous domain-containing protein, with translation MKTIIAKSIFKFISLGAIIIIFIACSKNEENSNDIVTDQDGNKYNTIKIGNQIWMSENLKTTTYRNGDAIPNITDPTAWYNLSTAAYCDYDNNPANSATYGKLYNWHAVHSGQLCPTGWHIPSEAEWNILEAFLGEESLAGGKLKEKNFTHWQSPNTAATNETGFTGLPGGFRSSTGAFFNLSYNGYWWGSETGSDISYARYHYLDFNIGFLLENEDYKVDGLSVRCIKD, from the coding sequence TATTGCTTGTTCCAAAAATGAAGAAAATTCAAATGATATTGTTACCGACCAAGATGGAAATAAATATAACACCATCAAAATAGGAAACCAAATATGGATGTCGGAAAATTTAAAAACAACTACTTACCGCAATGGAGATGCCATACCAAATATCACAGATCCAACAGCATGGTATAATTTATCTACTGCAGCTTATTGCGATTATGATAACAACCCAGCAAATAGCGCAACATATGGTAAATTATACAACTGGCATGCGGTTCATTCAGGTCAATTATGTCCTACGGGATGGCATATTCCTTCTGAAGCAGAATGGAATATTTTAGAGGCATTCTTAGGAGAAGAAAGCCTAGCTGGTGGAAAATTAAAAGAAAAAAATTTTACTCATTGGCAAAGTCCAAATACTGCCGCAACAAATGAAACAGGCTTTACCGGTTTGCCCGGAGGCTTCCGTTCCAGCACAGGTGCATTTTTCAACCTTAGCTACAATGGCTATTGGTGGGGATCAGAAACAGGATCTGACATCAGTTATGCTCGATATCATTATCTGGATTTCAATATCGGATTTTTGTTAGAAAATGAAGACTATAAAGTAGATGGACTTTCGGTCCGATGTATAAAAGATTAA
- a CDS encoding right-handed parallel beta-helix repeat-containing protein produces the protein MHNTNNNSIIKHFICLIGLCIFPHSVPIYAQTCGCTIQEVQKNIVSSCNSTIGKTITVSTVSAIRNAINQANATGGNMTILIEDGYYQIASTTSYPYITGNNIVIRSVSGKRDQVILSGGGMKPTSTTENVLGIAGNHITIADLTIQDCGDHGIQVSGHHLLVHNVHFKNTYEQMLKGATDANYIDSAIVQCSLFEYPNGIGPNYYTGGLDIHKGTNWIVRDNMFKNIKSPSGSVAEHAIHFWNQSSDNLIERNWIINCDRGIGFGLGNSPSQGGLIRNNMIYNDGGGNFSDVGIGLENSPNTKVYNNTIFVSYQNAIEYRFTGTTNVDIKNNLTNKSIRARDGASGTVSNNLSNAQANWFVNTSQGDLHLATSLSNVVDQGIDLMPYITDDIDQNKRPLGTGVDIGADEYIVKTNQEDLIFSPVDVQVIPNPSHSGIFKLVSSNKLNNESYTLSMYSLFGNLLFETNIVLNQNSIELNLSTFPKACYILKLENYNTVISRKLIIQ, from the coding sequence ATGCACAATACCAATAATAATTCAATAATTAAACACTTCATTTGTTTAATTGGATTATGTATCTTTCCACATTCGGTACCAATTTATGCACAGACTTGTGGTTGTACCATTCAAGAAGTTCAAAAAAATATAGTTTCATCTTGTAATTCAACGATTGGAAAAACCATAACTGTATCTACTGTTTCAGCAATAAGAAATGCTATCAATCAAGCCAATGCTACTGGCGGCAACATGACCATTCTCATTGAAGATGGATATTATCAAATCGCTTCAACAACATCCTATCCATACATTACTGGAAATAATATTGTCATTAGAAGTGTATCAGGAAAAAGAGATCAGGTTATATTGAGTGGTGGCGGAATGAAACCAACAAGTACAACTGAAAATGTATTGGGCATTGCAGGAAATCATATTACTATAGCGGATTTAACCATTCAAGATTGTGGTGATCATGGAATTCAAGTCAGTGGTCATCATTTATTGGTTCATAATGTACATTTTAAAAATACCTATGAACAAATGTTGAAGGGCGCAACTGATGCAAACTACATTGATTCTGCTATTGTGCAATGTTCCTTGTTTGAATATCCTAATGGGATTGGACCCAATTATTATACTGGAGGCTTAGACATTCACAAAGGAACAAATTGGATCGTACGAGATAATATGTTTAAAAATATTAAAAGTCCATCGGGTTCAGTTGCAGAACATGCGATTCATTTCTGGAATCAATCATCGGACAATCTGATCGAACGAAATTGGATTATAAATTGTGATCGGGGCATTGGATTTGGATTAGGTAATAGCCCAAGTCAAGGCGGACTTATTCGCAATAATATGATTTACAATGATGGCGGCGGAAATTTTTCAGATGTTGGCATTGGCTTAGAAAATTCCCCCAATACAAAAGTCTATAACAATACCATTTTCGTATCTTATCAAAATGCCATAGAATATCGATTTACAGGAACAACAAATGTTGACATCAAAAATAATTTAACCAATAAATCAATTCGAGCCAGAGATGGTGCCTCCGGAACTGTTTCAAATAACTTAAGTAACGCTCAAGCAAATTGGTTTGTCAATACTTCTCAAGGAGATTTGCATCTGGCTACCAGTCTTTCAAATGTGGTAGACCAGGGGATAGATCTAATGCCTTACATAACAGATGATATAGACCAAAACAAAAGACCACTTGGAACTGGGGTAGACATTGGAGCCGACGAATATATTGTTAAAACCAATCAAGAAGATTTGATTTTTTCACCAGTCGATGTACAAGTTATTCCCAATCCATCTCATTCCGGAATATTCAAATTAGTTTCAAGTAATAAGTTGAATAATGAATCTTATACATTAAGTATGTATTCTTTATTTGGCAATCTATTATTTGAAACGAATATCGTTTTAAATCAAAATTCGATTGAATTAAATCTGTCTACCTTTCCAAAAGCTTGCTATATACTAAAACTAGAAAATTACAATACCGTAATATCCCGTAAATTAATTATACAATAA
- a CDS encoding class I SAM-dependent methyltransferase — translation MKDLFSKQSDQYAKFRPTYPDALFEYLNQLPIQKNKAWDCGTGNGQIAISLASSFKEVYATDISLNQLNNAPECKNIYYSQQAAEKTNFEPNTFDLITVAQAIHWFDFDKFYQEVFRTAKPNAMIAVIGYGVLNISPEIDQIIYDFYINRIGEYWDEERKFIDHQYQTIPFPFEERIAPKLNMCFDWTLDQFIGYLETWSAVKHYKNSTGDNPLSLIQNELEKTWGLEQYRKVTFPLFLRVGQIHK, via the coding sequence ATGAAAGACCTCTTTTCAAAACAATCTGATCAATATGCTAAATTCAGGCCAACTTATCCTGATGCTCTATTTGAATATTTAAATCAATTACCCATTCAAAAAAACAAGGCATGGGATTGTGGCACCGGAAATGGACAGATAGCAATATCATTAGCCTCCTCATTCAAAGAAGTCTATGCCACTGACATCAGTTTAAATCAACTGAATAATGCACCAGAATGTAAAAACATATATTACTCCCAACAAGCAGCAGAAAAAACCAATTTCGAACCAAACACCTTTGATTTAATTACGGTTGCTCAAGCCATCCACTGGTTTGATTTTGACAAATTTTATCAAGAAGTATTCAGAACAGCAAAACCCAATGCAATGATTGCAGTCATAGGTTATGGCGTGCTGAATATTTCTCCCGAAATTGACCAAATCATTTACGATTTTTATATAAATAGAATTGGTGAATATTGGGATGAAGAGCGAAAATTTATTGACCATCAATACCAAACAATACCCTTCCCTTTTGAAGAAAGGATTGCCCCCAAATTAAACATGTGCTTTGATTGGACACTCGATCAATTCATAGGATATCTAGAAACATGGTCCGCAGTAAAACATTATAAAAATTCAACTGGTGACAACCCACTTTCACTCATTCAAAATGAACTTGAAAAAACATGGGGTTTGGAACAATACAGAAAAGTTACTTTTCCATTATTTTTACGAGTAGGCCAAATCCATAAATAA
- a CDS encoding DUF2157 domain-containing protein: MIKDLTELIEAGIISDETANKILEFYQHKKDQSKNKLNIAFGILGALLVGLGIIMIVAHNWDDLSRGVKTCFAFIPLIIGQGFCGYALFKKPGNITWREASSTFLFFAIGSSISLVGQIYNMHGNLSLFLLTWMVLGLPIIYVMRSSLVSQLYLCGITYYAAETCYWSYPNHESYLYWLLLIAALPHYYSISKNNPDSNFTHYHHWLVPLSLTITLGTIAYQTEELIFVAYMSLYSLFSIIGHLDYFKNQKIRNNGYLILGALGTISILFVLSYDWYWEQLRTKNISIHQILGSVEFIVSLIISIIALGLLYIEKRNKTMRDINPFEITFILFILLFILGFVSYLSVLLINILILIIGVITIRNGSKMGHLGVLNFGLLIIMVLIGCKFVDLNLDFVTKGILFILLGVGFFITNYLMLKKRKSHESK, encoded by the coding sequence ATGATCAAAGATCTAACTGAACTTATTGAAGCTGGCATCATCTCTGATGAAACAGCCAACAAAATTCTCGAATTTTACCAGCATAAAAAAGACCAATCTAAAAACAAACTGAACATTGCTTTTGGAATACTAGGCGCGCTTCTGGTTGGGTTGGGTATCATTATGATTGTTGCACATAATTGGGATGATTTATCTCGTGGCGTCAAAACTTGTTTTGCCTTTATTCCATTGATCATTGGTCAAGGATTCTGTGGGTATGCGTTATTTAAAAAACCAGGCAATATAACCTGGCGCGAAGCATCTTCAACTTTTCTATTCTTTGCCATTGGTTCCAGCATTTCCCTAGTTGGTCAGATTTATAATATGCATGGCAATTTAAGTCTATTTCTTTTAACATGGATGGTGCTTGGCTTACCTATTATCTATGTTATGCGTTCATCTCTAGTTTCCCAATTATATCTGTGTGGCATTACCTATTATGCTGCTGAAACTTGCTACTGGTCTTATCCAAACCATGAATCCTATTTATATTGGTTGTTACTTATTGCAGCACTGCCACATTATTATTCCATTTCTAAAAACAATCCTGATAGCAACTTCACACATTACCATCATTGGTTGGTTCCCCTTTCACTCACCATAACTTTAGGAACTATTGCATATCAAACAGAAGAACTAATCTTTGTTGCCTACATGAGCCTTTATAGTTTGTTTTCAATCATTGGACATCTAGACTATTTCAAAAATCAAAAAATAAGAAATAACGGATATCTTATTCTTGGAGCCCTAGGCACCATTTCGATATTATTTGTTTTAAGTTATGATTGGTACTGGGAACAATTACGAACCAAGAATATATCCATACATCAAATTTTAGGCTCTGTAGAATTCATAGTCTCCTTAATTATATCAATCATTGCATTAGGTTTACTTTACATAGAAAAAAGAAATAAAACAATGCGTGATATCAATCCATTTGAAATCACATTCATTCTATTCATTCTTCTCTTTATACTAGGCTTCGTGTCTTATTTATCTGTATTGTTGATTAATATTTTGATCCTCATTATTGGAGTCATTACCATTAGAAACGGATCCAAAATGGGACACTTGGGAGTATTGAATTTTGGATTACTTATCATTATGGTATTAATCGGCTGCAAGTTTGTTGATTTAAATTTAGACTTTGTAACCAAAGGAATATTATTTATATTACTTGGTGTTGGATTTTTTATAACCAATTATTTAATGCTTAAAAAAAGAAAATCACATGAATCAAAATAA
- a CDS encoding GDYXXLXY domain-containing protein has translation MNQNKWITLGFILMVAVQLVVPASMIYNAEAIIAKGTEYKFITTPIDPTDPFRGKYITLSYRENRFQIYNPEEWAVNEIIFVTLTTDENGYAKISSVSKEMPMDQQDYVKAKVSNVTKMENEDNYLTISYPFDRYYMEESKASDAERLYLESLRDTNLITYGLVNIKAGEAVLKDVMIDGKSIKEIVLNNRDTLNK, from the coding sequence ATGAATCAAAATAAATGGATCACGCTAGGCTTCATACTCATGGTAGCAGTGCAATTAGTTGTTCCTGCGAGTATGATTTATAATGCCGAAGCCATCATTGCAAAAGGAACTGAATATAAATTCATAACGACACCCATTGATCCTACTGATCCTTTCCGGGGTAAATACATTACGCTCAGTTACCGTGAAAATAGATTCCAAATCTACAATCCAGAAGAATGGGCAGTCAATGAAATCATTTTTGTTACATTAACAACCGATGAAAACGGTTATGCAAAAATTAGTTCAGTATCTAAAGAGATGCCAATGGATCAGCAAGATTATGTAAAAGCTAAAGTGTCTAATGTTACTAAAATGGAAAATGAAGATAATTATTTGACGATATCTTATCCCTTCGATCGGTATTACATGGAAGAATCCAAAGCAAGCGATGCTGAAAGACTCTATCTGGAATCCTTACGGGATACCAACCTGATTACTTATGGATTGGTGAATATAAAAGCAGGTGAGGCTGTACTTAAAGATGTGATGATCGATGGCAAGTCTATCAAAGAAATAGTATTAAATAATCGGGATACATTGAATAAGTAA
- a CDS encoding T9SS type A sorting domain-containing protein has translation MKTIKIFVLQFINLTCIISQNVYIPPAFNFSGTKVSWNKRVAEISNSLDGEIIYDKDQLYQRLSHVIFNNKIYYLLDNTGFKEQIGSTLACFDLNTGDSIWQKNYNTWNYNAGYNYNWDFRIQIPYLELFGEASIKEGSGSFPKGYVSRRVIDEFGNDIEIYTNKDFHDRVSFQQSIPPIYLEGQDFAFFYRSGISKDSNYNYAIWPYIWNENLQSRILPEYAVKFYEPTSYDPVLRGPVAVNSLKYFYFVQFYNYTLKEYTHYMWHTNGSGKFFDLTNVSSILGGLNKQDPIQGYQKSGNLMRLKTLTRLKDFKQGNAGYIYLDSNGKLVKDQRAMVFDGKHVGHIVTNDFDQLKEKLHVIRFVEENNIYFYLEDSLGNFRKTGELINQGDSKFAFIPLFVKSSPKNDIVLSFYVALDSIFAGQNFVLGGWAYICKINAEDLRIKTQTIHLEQLHAQIRPNPCNQEIFIDINENLTKGYLNVYDINHKIYTSVILKDKNTYQLNTIDFPSGVYFIEIYDELRKEYCVEKFIKL, from the coding sequence ATGAAAACGATAAAAATTTTTGTACTTCAATTTATAAATTTAACATGTATTATTTCGCAAAATGTCTATATACCTCCTGCATTTAATTTTTCTGGAACAAAGGTAAGTTGGAATAAACGAGTAGCAGAAATCAGTAATTCCCTAGATGGTGAAATAATTTATGATAAAGATCAATTGTATCAAAGATTGTCTCATGTCATTTTTAATAATAAAATATATTATTTGCTAGACAATACAGGCTTTAAAGAACAAATAGGAAGCACTTTAGCATGTTTCGACTTAAATACTGGAGATAGTATTTGGCAGAAAAACTATAATACTTGGAATTACAATGCAGGATATAATTATAATTGGGATTTTAGAATTCAGATTCCATATTTAGAACTTTTTGGTGAAGCTAGCATTAAAGAAGGATCAGGAAGTTTTCCTAAAGGATATGTAAGCAGAAGGGTAATTGATGAATTTGGTAATGATATAGAGATATACACAAATAAAGATTTTCATGATCGCGTTTCTTTCCAGCAATCCATTCCTCCAATATATTTGGAAGGGCAAGACTTTGCTTTTTTTTACAGATCAGGAATTTCTAAAGATAGTAATTACAACTATGCTATTTGGCCTTATATTTGGAATGAAAACTTGCAATCAAGAATTCTGCCGGAATATGCAGTTAAGTTTTATGAGCCTACTTCCTATGATCCAGTATTAAGAGGTCCTGTTGCCGTTAATTCGTTAAAATATTTTTACTTTGTCCAATTTTATAATTATACTTTAAAAGAGTATACTCACTATATGTGGCATACCAATGGTTCTGGAAAATTCTTTGATTTGACTAATGTAAGCTCCATTTTAGGTGGTTTAAATAAACAAGATCCGATTCAAGGATATCAGAAATCTGGAAACTTAATGCGTTTAAAAACTTTAACAAGGTTAAAGGACTTTAAACAAGGAAATGCAGGGTATATTTATTTAGATTCAAATGGAAAGCTTGTAAAAGATCAGCGAGCAATGGTCTTTGATGGAAAACACGTGGGGCATATTGTTACTAATGATTTTGATCAGTTAAAGGAAAAATTGCATGTTATCAGATTTGTGGAAGAAAATAATATTTATTTTTATTTAGAAGATTCACTTGGAAATTTCAGAAAAACGGGTGAACTCATTAATCAGGGGGATTCTAAATTCGCATTTATTCCATTATTTGTAAAATCTTCTCCAAAAAATGATATTGTGCTAAGTTTTTATGTAGCCCTTGATTCTATATTTGCTGGCCAGAATTTTGTTTTGGGAGGTTGGGCATATATTTGTAAAATTAATGCAGAAGATTTACGTATTAAGACTCAGACTATTCATTTAGAACAGTTACATGCACAAATTAGACCTAATCCGTGTAATCAAGAAATTTTTATCGATATAAACGAGAATTTAACCAAAGGTTATTTAAACGTATATGATATTAATCATAAAATATATACATCTGTTATTTTGAAGGATAAAAACACTTACCAACTAAATACCATTGATTTTCCAAGTGGTGTTTATTTCATTGAAATTTATGATGAGCTAAGAAAAGAATATTGTGTAGAAAAATTCATTAAATTGTAA
- a CDS encoding potassium transporter TrkA: protein MKPISFSQRIRYKFDQLMSKGPIAMIALLAILSCVVVVTAGAVLALFQITPEGSEPMNFIEGVWQSLMRTLDSGTMGGDAGWGFRIVAFIVTLGGIFIISTLIGVLSSGIEGMLDELRKGKSFVIESNHILILGWSTKIFPILSELILANENKKNACIVILADKDKVEMEDEIRNKMDDFKNTKIICRRGIPNDLTDLAISNPLESKAIIVLAMDSGNSDPLVIKTILALTNSPDRRSTPYHIVAEIKDKKNLEVARMVGKDEVELILTDDIIGRIMVQTSRQSGLSIVLTELLDFNGDEIYFKHENSLIGKTFGEVIFNYEDSLVIGLQYKNEQVKINPPMDYVIQQGDQLIAISEDDDTISTTTNPNYAINDLAIVDIHSKQIQAERILLLGWNERAAIIIQEMDHYVGPNSYMKVVSHYDYVQDTINRISANLKNISLEFQHDDTTSRSVIDGLDITSFDSIQLLSYKDEMELEDADAHTLISLLHIRRISEETGKDMKIVSEMLSLRNRELAEVTKADDFIVSDNLISLLMAQISENKYLMRVFEDLFSATGSEIYLKPMSEYIKAGEQVNFYTVLESAKRKGQIAIGYRKSEWAHDSQHAYGIVLNPAKSKELQFGKDDRIIVLAEE from the coding sequence ATGAAACCAATTTCTTTTAGTCAAAGAATCCGTTACAAATTTGATCAATTAATGAGCAAGGGACCAATAGCTATGATTGCATTATTGGCCATATTGTCATGCGTTGTTGTGGTCACAGCAGGTGCCGTGTTGGCACTTTTTCAAATTACACCAGAAGGATCTGAGCCTATGAATTTTATTGAAGGAGTCTGGCAAAGTTTAATGCGGACACTGGATTCTGGAACTATGGGCGGAGATGCTGGTTGGGGATTTCGTATTGTAGCCTTTATTGTTACGCTAGGTGGTATTTTTATTATTTCCACTTTAATTGGTGTTTTGTCTAGCGGTATAGAAGGTATGTTGGATGAATTGCGGAAAGGAAAAAGTTTTGTTATCGAATCCAATCATATTCTTATTTTAGGATGGTCCACAAAAATTTTTCCAATACTATCCGAACTGATTCTTGCAAATGAAAATAAGAAAAACGCTTGTATTGTCATTTTAGCAGATAAAGATAAGGTCGAGATGGAAGACGAGATCAGAAATAAAATGGATGACTTTAAAAATACAAAAATAATATGTAGGAGAGGAATCCCAAATGACTTGACGGATTTAGCGATTTCAAATCCATTAGAATCAAAGGCTATCATTGTTTTAGCTATGGATAGTGGTAATTCTGACCCTTTGGTTATTAAAACCATTTTAGCACTTACCAATAGTCCCGATCGACGGTCGACGCCATACCACATTGTCGCCGAAATAAAGGATAAAAAAAATCTGGAAGTGGCAAGAATGGTCGGTAAAGATGAAGTTGAATTAATTTTAACCGATGACATTATAGGAAGGATTATGGTGCAAACTTCCCGACAAAGTGGATTAAGTATTGTTCTTACAGAATTATTGGATTTTAATGGAGATGAAATCTATTTTAAACATGAGAACAGTTTAATTGGAAAAACTTTTGGAGAAGTTATTTTTAATTATGAAGATTCATTGGTCATTGGCCTACAATATAAAAATGAACAGGTTAAAATAAATCCGCCGATGGATTATGTCATTCAACAAGGAGATCAATTGATAGCCATTTCTGAAGATGATGATACGATATCAACAACCACAAATCCAAATTATGCAATCAATGATCTAGCAATAGTTGATATTCATTCAAAACAAATTCAAGCTGAACGGATCTTATTATTGGGTTGGAATGAGCGTGCCGCCATCATTATTCAGGAAATGGATCATTATGTGGGTCCCAATTCATATATGAAAGTAGTATCACATTATGATTATGTCCAAGATACCATAAATAGAATATCTGCAAACCTAAAGAATATTAGCTTGGAATTTCAACACGATGATACCACGTCCCGATCAGTTATCGATGGGTTGGATATAACATCTTTTGATAGTATCCAGTTATTGAGTTATAAAGATGAAATGGAACTTGAAGATGCAGATGCTCATACTTTAATTTCATTATTGCACATACGCCGAATTTCAGAAGAAACCGGAAAAGACATGAAGATCGTAAGCGAAATGTTGAGTTTGAGAAATCGGGAATTAGCTGAAGTTACCAAGGCTGATGATTTTATCGTTAGTGATAATTTGATTAGTCTACTGATGGCGCAGATTTCTGAGAATAAATATTTAATGCGCGTTTTTGAAGATTTATTTTCAGCAACAGGTAGTGAAATCTATTTGAAGCCTATGAGTGAGTATATTAAGGCAGGCGAACAAGTTAATTTTTACACCGTTCTGGAAAGTGCTAAGCGGAAAGGTCAAATTGCTATAGGTTATAGAAAATCTGAATGGGCGCATGATAGTCAACATGCTTATGGCATTGTTTTAAACCCTGCTAAATCGAAGGAATTACAATTTGGCAAAGATGATAGAATAATTGTGTTGGCGGAGGAGTAG